In a genomic window of Sporosarcina trichiuri:
- the pfkA gene encoding 6-phosphofructokinase, with amino-acid sequence MKKIAVLTSGGDAPGMNAAVRAVVRKAIFEGIEVAGVFNGYQGLIDGKIEQLQLGSVGDIIQRGGTMLRSARCPEFTTEEGRERAMEQIRRHAIEGVVVIGGDGSFRGALELSRLGIPVACVPATIDNDINGTDFTIGFDTALNTVIDAIDKIRDTATSHERTFIIEVMGRNAGDLALWAGLAGGAETILIPEERYDMPNILERLQRGTERGKKHSIIIVAEGVMSASELAEKLITEEEVDTRVSVLGHIQRGGSPSARDRVLASQFGARAVESLLKGNIAAAIGMKSHQLVEYPLDDVFAKPADDANEFDKDMYNLSKELSI; translated from the coding sequence ATGAAGAAGATTGCTGTATTGACAAGCGGCGGTGATGCACCCGGCATGAATGCTGCAGTGCGTGCAGTCGTCCGGAAAGCGATATTCGAAGGGATCGAGGTGGCTGGTGTATTCAACGGCTACCAAGGCCTCATCGACGGCAAAATCGAACAGCTTCAACTGGGCTCGGTCGGGGATATCATCCAGCGGGGCGGTACGATGCTGAGGTCTGCACGGTGTCCTGAATTCACAACGGAAGAAGGCCGCGAGCGGGCGATGGAGCAGATCAGACGGCATGCGATCGAAGGTGTGGTCGTCATCGGCGGCGACGGATCTTTCCGCGGTGCGCTTGAACTGAGCCGGCTCGGCATTCCGGTTGCATGTGTCCCCGCAACAATCGATAATGACATTAACGGAACGGATTTCACAATCGGTTTTGACACGGCGCTGAATACGGTCATCGATGCTATCGATAAGATCCGTGACACAGCGACATCCCACGAACGCACATTCATCATTGAAGTGATGGGGCGCAATGCGGGAGATCTGGCATTATGGGCGGGGCTCGCAGGCGGTGCGGAAACCATCCTTATCCCCGAAGAGCGGTATGACATGCCGAATATCCTCGAGCGGCTTCAGCGGGGGACGGAGCGCGGCAAGAAGCACAGTATCATCATTGTTGCGGAAGGTGTCATGTCGGCATCCGAACTGGCCGAGAAACTGATCACCGAGGAGGAAGTCGATACGCGTGTGTCCGTCCTCGGTCATATCCAGCGCGGAGGCTCGCCATCTGCTCGGGACCGCGTCCTCGCCAGCCAGTTCGGCGCCAGGGCGGTCGAATCGCTGCTGAAAGGCAACATTGCCGCAGCGATCGGTATGAAGAGCCACCAGCTCGTCGAATACCCTCTCGATGATGTATTTGCAAAACCGGCGGATGATGCGAACGAGTTCGACAAAGATATGTACAACCTTTCGAAGGAATTGTCCATCTGA